The genomic window GATGGAACACGCCAAAGAATTGTTTCAAAGTAAAGCAACTGTAAGCGATGTAGCTTACCAGTGCGGTTACAAAGATGTTTCGCATTTTTCCGCCGCTTTCAAAAGCTACTATGGATTTTCTCCTCAAAAATTTAAAATCAATACCGACATGATTCCGTTTTGGTTGATTGGTCTTTCACTTTTGGGTTAAAAAAAGGGTCTTAAAATTATGTCCGTCGACTTAATCTTAAAACCCTTAAAAATTTGACATTAATGTATATTCTAATTTATACAAAACCCACGATCAAATGAATCTGTCAATTAAATTCTAAAAAAACGTTTCTCCAAAAACAGTTTTCTATAGAAATTCTAAATAACATCTAAAAAGGTAAAGAGTGTCATTGTTTTCAAATTTCTATATGTCAAAATTATAATCCGCACGACAAATAACCTTACGGTTTTCCTCATATCACAGGAAATACAGCGCTTTTTTATCTATCAAAACAAAACAACAAACTGTTTATCAATAAACTAACTTTAAAACTTTAACATTACTTTTGCACATATAATAATCGATTATTTATTAAAAAGTGTAAAATTAACACTTAAACACGCTGTTCTTGTCCTAGATTAACAGCTGTTTTTTCTCCGAAACCTATCTTTGCACTATAAATTACAATTCTATTAAAAACTGAACTCAAAATGGAAAATTTTTAAAGTACAAAATGTTTCTTATTCTAGATTAAGTTGAAGCAATAGTAGAACTTTTAAATTTGCAGAGTAAATTACAAGTTCTGTTAACATTGAAATAGAAAAAAGAGAAAATATATTCGAGACTTAGAATCTTTTCTTATTCTAGATTAAGTCGAAACAAAAATGAAAGAAATAAATTTGTAAAGTAAATTAGAAGTTCTGCCAAAACTAATTTTAAGTAAAAAAACTTAAAACCTTAGCAGCATAGAACCTCAGAAACTTAGAAAAAATGAAAACACTTGAATTCTTATTACTCGGAAAAAACGAAGAAATACTGGCCATTTTACTTCGCCTTGTAAATGCATATGATGACTGGAACGCAGTCTCATTTAGCAATGAACAAGAAGCTCAGGAATATTTTCAAAATCACAAAATCGATGTTGTTCTTTTGAGTTCCGGAATCGAAGATCATGTCGAAAAACAATTTACAGCTTTCTGCATAAAAACACAGCCAGACGTAGAAGTTATCGAACATTTTGGAGGAGGCAGCGGATTACTAAAATCTGAAATTCTTCACCGTTTACACTTAAAAGGAAAAATTTAGGCGCCCATATTTATCTTTTAAAATTTACTAAAAGCTTTACGATAATACTTTAACGAATATCCAATTTTTATTGACGATATATCGCTAGGATCTCTATTGCCTTTTTTAAAAATCCTTTAAAAATCAATATCTCTAAACAAGGCATTTAATTTGAATGCAAAATACTGAAAATCAAATACAAAATATTTTAAAAAACCATTTATTCACAACAAAATCACATTATCATGAAAAAATTAATCCTTACCGCAGCTTTTTTATTCATAACATTTATCGGATTCGCACAAAAGCCAAGTCCAGCGTTATTAGATCCAACCAATCACACTTTAGTACTAATTGATTACGAAAGCCAGATGGCGTTTGCCGTGAGCAATATTCCTATAGATCAGCTTAGAAATAATACCGCTCTTGTAGCTGGCGCATCAAAAATATTTAAAGTCCCAACCATAGTAACAACAGTTGCCGAAAAATCATTCAGCGGACCTGTTTTTAGAGAAATCGAAGAATTTTATCCGCAAAAAACGTCAAATTACATTGACCGTACTACAATGAATACTTGGGAAGATGTCCCTGCACGCAAAGCTATTATTTCAACTGGTAAAAAGAAAATCGTATTTGGCGGTTTATGGACAAGCGTTTGTATCGTTGGACCTGTTTTATCTGCAATGAATGAAGGTTATGATGTTTATGTAATTACAGATGCAAGTGGTGATATCTCTAAAGAGGCTCACGAAATGGCAGTAACGCGCATGGTTCAGGCTGGTGCCCACCCAATAACTGCATTACAATATTTACTAGAATTACAACGTGACTGGGCTCGCCAGGAAACTTATGTACCTGTAACCGATTTAGTTAAAAAATACGGTGGTGCTTATGGCGTAGGCGTACAATATGCTCACGAAATGTTGAAACACTAAATTAATTTTAGAATTAAAAATTGAGAATTAAAAATTAAAAAATATTTTAATCTATAGCTTTTCACGAAGAGCAGCAGATTTTTAATTCTTAATTCTCAACTTTTAACTAAAAACCAACTCAAAACCATACAAAAATACTACCAAGCTATGCAACTCTCTTTCAAAATATCAGCATTTCTATTAATCATTTCCCTGCCTATTTTCGCTCAAGGCAAAAAGGCATCGCTAATCGTTCATCATGCTGTCATTCATACTTTAGACGAAAAAAACACAATTGTCGAAGCTATGGCTGTCGCCGATGGAAAAATCCTGAAAACGGGAAAAAACAACGAAATCTTAAAACTAAAAAACAAGAACACCACAGTAATTGATGCCAAAGGAAAAGTAATTATTCCTGGAATATTCGATTCTCACATGCACATTATCCGAGGAGGAAGATTCTATAATACCGAATTACGCTGGGACGGCGTTCGTTCTTTAAAAAGAGCTTTGGCAATGTTAAAAGAACAAGCGCAACGAACTCCAAAGGGGCAGTGGGTTCGCGTTGTTGGCGGATGGAATGCATATCAATTTGAAGAAAAAAGACTGCCGACTTTAGCCGAAATTAATGAGGCAACAGGAAATGTCCCAGCTTTTATTCTTCACTTGTACGGACACGCTTATTTGAACAAAGCGGGTTTAGAAACTTTAAAAATCGATGCCAATACTCCGAATCCAAATGCGGGATTAATTGAAAAAGACACCTACGGAAATCCAACAGGATTGTTAGTGGCAGAGCCAAATGCTTTTATCTTATACTCTACTCTTTCTAAGCTCCCAGAATTATCTGAAGAAGAAAAATTCAATTCGACAAAACAATTTATGACCGAAATGAACCGTCTGGGCGTAACTGCCATTATGGATGCAGGCGGCGGATTTCAAAACTTTCCAGACGATTATGGCGTAACAAATGGTTTATGCAAAGACAGCGATTTGACAGTGAGAATGCCTTACTATTTGTTTGCTCAAAAAGCTGGAACAGAACTTAATGATTACACCAAATGGATGCAGACAGTTGAAATTGGCGAAGGCTGTGACGACGATCACCATTCAGACAAAGTAGAATATCACGTTCAGGGTGCAGGTGAAAATTTGGTGATGAGTGCTGGAGATTTTGAAAACTTCGATAAACCAAGACCAGAATTAAGTCCGGCAATGGAAGGACAATTGAAAGAAGTGTTGTCATTACTGGTAAAAAACAGATGGCCTTTTCGAATTCATGCTACTTACAATGAAAGCATTACCAGATTTTTAAATGTTATTGAAGACGTCAACAAAGAGACTCCTCTAAATGGGCTTTTATGGTTCTTTGATCACGGTGAAACGGTTTCTATTGAAAATTTAAAACGCATAAAAGCTTTAAACGGCGGATTAGCAATTCAGCATAGAATGGCGTATCAAGGTGAAAGTTTCATTAAAAGATATGGAAAAACTGCTGCTTCTAATACTGTTCCGTTAAAGAAAATTTTAGAATTGGGAATTAAAGTTGGAATGGGAACTGACGGAACCCGCGTCGCAAGCTATAATCCGTGGGTTGGTTTGTACTGGTTAACAACTGGAAAAACTTTGGGCGGTTTAAAATACATGATTGATGAAAACATTGTAGACAGATCAACAGCATTAAAATTATTTACTTACGGAAGTGCGCAGTTAATCAATATCGAAAAAGACAGAGGAATGCTTACCGCAGATAAATTAGCCGATTTTGCTATTCTTTCTGATGATTATTTTACTACTTCCGAAGAAAACATTCTTAATATCGAAGCTAAACTGACAGTTGTAAACGGAAAAGTAGTGTACGCCGATAATGATTTTAGGAATTTTGCAGCTGAAAAACCAAAAGCAATTCCGGAGTGGAGTCCTGTAAATTACTTTGGGGGTTATCAAAAAAATTAAAAATATAAATTTTATAGGATTTTGAATGCACAATTTAAATTCTAAATTTGTGTTATTCAAAGTCCTAAAAATGGAAAAAAAATATTCGCTTGTATTTTATTCTAAGACATTAGTTGAGCCTGTCAAAAAATTGAAAGATTTTTTAAAAAGCAAAATCAACTGGTACAACAGCTGTAATTCCGAGGCACATATTACCATTTGTGAATTTACAATCGATGAATCGCAGCTTGATTCTATCAAACAAAAGCTTTTTCAAATTTCGGATACTTTTACGCCATTTCAAGTATCTTTGAACCACTTTGATTCCTATCCAAATAGCGGTGCTTTCTTCATTTCACCTAATGAAGATGCAGTAAAAAATTTGAAACCGATAATGCAAAAGATTCATCAGGTTTTGAAATCCTTAAAACTCAAAAAAAGTGAGGATCCGCACATGTCAATCGGACGAAGGTTAACTCCTGAAAATCTTAAAATTGCTTCTGAACTTTTTACGACAATTGATCTCAATTTTCTATGCAGTGAAATTGTTTTGAGAGAGTTTGATCCCATAGCAAAACAGTTTTTTGTAATTGATGCTTTTCCTTTTGGAAGTAATCCAAAACCAGAATTGATTCAAGGAAGTCTTTTTTAACCGCAAAGAGCGCAAGGACATACGCTAAGCACGCTATTTTATTCTTTGCGAACCTTGCGTAAATCTTTGCGCTCTTTGCGGTTAAAATAACGAAGTTATTTTTTCGTATATTTGAATTTTACAATTCGAAAGTATGAAATCCCTAGATTCATTTTATCAAGATATAACCGAAGGCTCAACTGTTGATCCTACTTCTCTTCTACCAAACGATATTCAAAAAGAAATTGGTCATTTTAATGTTTTTGATATTAAAGAACTTCTGGAACGCATGAAAGGAAAGCCTGGAATGCCTTATGACAGAAGGGCTTACTATAAGATAAGTTTAATTCGCGGCAAAAACAGAGCCGAATATGCGGATAAAATAATCGATATAGAAAAGCAGGGATTGTTATTTGCAACGCCAAAAATTCCGTACAACTATTTACCGCAGGACACCAACCAGTCAGGACAGTTTTGTGTTTTTACCAGTGAATTTTTATCCAAAAACAAAAGCGGAATCGATCTGGACGAGCTTCCTATTTTTGCTTCAGACGGTTATCCTATTTTTCAATTATCTGACGAAGAAGTAGAAGATGTCGCATTGATTTTCAACAAAATACAAAAAGAAATTAATTCTGATTATACCTATAAGTATGACTTAATCCGAAATTATGTTGCAGAATTAATTCATTTCGGACAAAAATTACAGCCTATAACGGCACTTTATTCTAAACATAATTCAGCTGCGCGAGTTTCTTCTTTATTTGCTGAATTGCTTGAAAGACAATTTCCTATTGAATCTCCAAATCAGCGATTAGAACTACGAACTGCTAAAGATTTTGCATCTCGATTATCGGTTCATGTCAATCACTTAAATAAGGTACTAAAAGAAAGTACCGGAAAAACTACAACCGAATTGATCAGCAATAGATTAACAAACGAAGCCAAAATTCTTTTAAAACAAACAGACTGGAATATCTCTGAAATAGCCTATTCTCTTGGTTTTGAAGAATTGGCGCATTTTTCTAATTTCTTTAAAAAACAAACATCGTTGACGCCTTTGGCTTTTAGGAGTTAGTTTTTTGTTTCAGGTTTCAGGTTTCAGGTTTGGTAGAACTTTGTAAAAGTTTGAAGCTTTGACAAAGTTTAGCGTGCCGAATGTCTTCCTGAGCGAAGTCGAAGGATCGCATGCCGCATCGAGAAAGAGTGTTTTACAATACATTTTTCGAATTCGCTCAAAAAGACATAAAATGAGAATTGGATTTTGGAATTTAAAAAATTTGAAATTTCCAGCCTCTGATTTGAATTTCGCAAACATCGGTTTGATATTTACAACTTCGCGATTCTACTTCCACCCTACCTTTGTCTTATCAATTTAAAAGATCAAAAAGATGAATTTATCAAACAATAAAATTTTAATTACAGGCGGTGCAAGCGGAATTGGACTTGGACTAACAGAACGATTTATTCAGGAAAATAATACTGTTATAATTTGCGGCAGAAGAGAATCTGTTTTAAATGAAGTAAAAGCAAAATTCCCATCGGTCATAACCAAAGTCTGCGACTTATCCTTAGAAGAAGAAAGGATCGAACTTTACAAATGGATTTCTGAGAATCATCCAGATTTAAACGTACTAATTAATAATGCTGGAATTCAAAAATGGGTTTCTGTTACAGATGCTGGTTTCTATGAAAGTATGAAAGCTGAAATCTCGACAAATATTGAAGCTCCTTTACATTTAACTTCATTATTTATAGAGCTAAAATCTTTACAAACAGTTATGAATGTAACTTCTGGATTAGCATTTTCTCCTTTTGCAAAAGTTCCTGTGTATTCTGCTACAAAGGCATTTTTCCGTTCATTTACAATTTCACTTCGTCATTTATTAAAAGCGAAAAATATCGAAGTAATCGAAATTATTCCGCCGGCACTAAATACAGATTTGGGTGGTGTTGGTCTGCATGACGCGCATCCAAGTGTAAACAGCTTTATCGAATCTATCTTTGAACAACTAAAAGAAGGCAGAACAGAACTTACCTTTGGAACAAGCGAAACCAGATTAAACGCAAGTGTTCCAGAACTAAAGGCATCATTTGAGGCT from Flavobacterium fluviale includes these protein-coding regions:
- a CDS encoding hydrolase, whose product is MKKLILTAAFLFITFIGFAQKPSPALLDPTNHTLVLIDYESQMAFAVSNIPIDQLRNNTALVAGASKIFKVPTIVTTVAEKSFSGPVFREIEEFYPQKTSNYIDRTTMNTWEDVPARKAIISTGKKKIVFGGLWTSVCIVGPVLSAMNEGYDVYVITDASGDISKEAHEMAVTRMVQAGAHPITALQYLLELQRDWARQETYVPVTDLVKKYGGAYGVGVQYAHEMLKH
- a CDS encoding amidohydrolase, which produces MQLSFKISAFLLIISLPIFAQGKKASLIVHHAVIHTLDEKNTIVEAMAVADGKILKTGKNNEILKLKNKNTTVIDAKGKVIIPGIFDSHMHIIRGGRFYNTELRWDGVRSLKRALAMLKEQAQRTPKGQWVRVVGGWNAYQFEEKRLPTLAEINEATGNVPAFILHLYGHAYLNKAGLETLKIDANTPNPNAGLIEKDTYGNPTGLLVAEPNAFILYSTLSKLPELSEEEKFNSTKQFMTEMNRLGVTAIMDAGGGFQNFPDDYGVTNGLCKDSDLTVRMPYYLFAQKAGTELNDYTKWMQTVEIGEGCDDDHHSDKVEYHVQGAGENLVMSAGDFENFDKPRPELSPAMEGQLKEVLSLLVKNRWPFRIHATYNESITRFLNVIEDVNKETPLNGLLWFFDHGETVSIENLKRIKALNGGLAIQHRMAYQGESFIKRYGKTAASNTVPLKKILELGIKVGMGTDGTRVASYNPWVGLYWLTTGKTLGGLKYMIDENIVDRSTALKLFTYGSAQLINIEKDRGMLTADKLADFAILSDDYFTTSEENILNIEAKLTVVNGKVVYADNDFRNFAAEKPKAIPEWSPVNYFGGYQKN
- a CDS encoding 2'-5' RNA ligase family protein, translating into MEKKYSLVFYSKTLVEPVKKLKDFLKSKINWYNSCNSEAHITICEFTIDESQLDSIKQKLFQISDTFTPFQVSLNHFDSYPNSGAFFISPNEDAVKNLKPIMQKIHQVLKSLKLKKSEDPHMSIGRRLTPENLKIASELFTTIDLNFLCSEIVLREFDPIAKQFFVIDAFPFGSNPKPELIQGSLF
- a CDS encoding helix-turn-helix domain-containing protein, which codes for MKSLDSFYQDITEGSTVDPTSLLPNDIQKEIGHFNVFDIKELLERMKGKPGMPYDRRAYYKISLIRGKNRAEYADKIIDIEKQGLLFATPKIPYNYLPQDTNQSGQFCVFTSEFLSKNKSGIDLDELPIFASDGYPIFQLSDEEVEDVALIFNKIQKEINSDYTYKYDLIRNYVAELIHFGQKLQPITALYSKHNSAARVSSLFAELLERQFPIESPNQRLELRTAKDFASRLSVHVNHLNKVLKESTGKTTTELISNRLTNEAKILLKQTDWNISEIAYSLGFEELAHFSNFFKKQTSLTPLAFRS
- a CDS encoding SDR family oxidoreductase, which translates into the protein MNLSNNKILITGGASGIGLGLTERFIQENNTVIICGRRESVLNEVKAKFPSVITKVCDLSLEEERIELYKWISENHPDLNVLINNAGIQKWVSVTDAGFYESMKAEISTNIEAPLHLTSLFIELKSLQTVMNVTSGLAFSPFAKVPVYSATKAFFRSFTISLRHLLKAKNIEVIEIIPPALNTDLGGVGLHDAHPSVNSFIESIFEQLKEGRTELTFGTSETRLNASVPELKASFEALHSNL